In a genomic window of Methanobacterium formicicum:
- a CDS encoding methane monooxygenase/ammonia monooxygenase subunit B — protein sequence MWTNMKRKIGLLGIIGLFILVVLASGCTDQKNNQTTPVNNSSTTNTSTVKEVDVSAKMTGPATATKGSTVTINCSVTNKGSKPVQNVLAHSQDFDKNLGTLNAGQTKTFTWNMYIPTDKQVQEDFGTNTTVSNPFSIGGFAVTFTDNNGSKHTINSNSLEIKLS from the coding sequence ATGTGGACCAACATGAAACGTAAAATAGGATTATTGGGAATTATAGGCTTATTCATACTAGTTGTTCTGGCCTCGGGGTGCACCGACCAAAAGAATAACCAGACTACTCCCGTTAACAATTCCAGCACAACCAATACCTCAACAGTTAAAGAAGTTGATGTATCGGCGAAAATGACTGGCCCAGCAACTGCAACCAAAGGAAGCACCGTAACCATAAACTGCAGTGTTACTAATAAGGGTTCTAAACCGGTTCAAAATGTTTTAGCACATAGTCAGGATTTTGACAAAAATTTGGGCACCCTTAACGCTGGTCAGACAAAAACCTTCACTTGGAACATGTACATACCTACTGATAAACAGGTCCAAGAGGACTTTGGAACTAACACCACCGTATCCAACCCATTTTCTATTGGAGGATTTGCAGTTACCTTCACCGATAATAACGGATCCAAACATACCATAAACTCCAATTCCCTGGAAATAAAACTGAGTTAG